A region from the Drosophila bipectinata strain 14024-0381.07 chromosome 3R, DbipHiC1v2, whole genome shotgun sequence genome encodes:
- the kmr gene encoding uncharacterized protein kmr isoform X1, whose translation MDAKKLQQLQEAAILAQQQKKLPLAYQTNLVDYRTAAYSQALYQQSPTATSSSGGGPLSPIEMQPQSKHHGLLKHGGGGGNSSSSHSSPYHQSYSSSGGGTAAEQLYQSPTERTYLAAAGRLQANNATAGHHPISALQAQYQQLQAAKMQAQMATQNEAAQQQQRTFALRQAMNPPTGHYHMSQSSSMVSNMTTMTQQQQQQHQRAPPSSLNLQNQYQPAQGPLKLQQQQMPKHYQEQLYAHQQQLQQQQQQLHQQQLQQQQQQQQQQQQQQQHRHKTELQTPGSEHGTVYIQQNHPGHVVNQACQTQISAVKPKATPSSEESSTTSAKSPSHAPLDRKKSAGSIQALKSPITKRPPSTPVTLSGWLHKQGSDGLKVWRKRWFVLAEYCLYYYKGPEEEKLLGSVLLPSYRVSACLPEDKIYRKFAFKCEHQNMRTYWLAADNSESMMTWVRALAAASMMQAPSSGESEPSVNSSLNHSGENSDSGIHTLQSQPSKGQPTPSSDGLSGGGGGVSSSQPLYANAPPKPRRSNDGGYSSPSPEHNEQQQQHSSRRLMSPTQQLYQQQQQQQQHQRSQQQQPQQHHAIYDTRTGHVSSALQLQQAQQQYSLDHLEAQFQQQQLDMEEQIARLQQQRAAEEIYGEREMYMAKLLHQQRQAANGSYPTQQQLLHAERRTPDAYGRSKQQRLFAAAQAAADYEDIYNMSQLAGAGGVPMSAQEALLQEAASYRRPLSPPSYDGSKHVPAMPQRYTPNHLEASGADQLINTMDLRARTAAAIVRPHSADFLEYEARAEAAAAAAAAAIAQSQQESGRAPRPKSSLDINRTPDSFYYSEASYADKMRKSALYLQNGAQPQQAGSYRTAAGDINSGVNTIGYENPYERAYKRQELLAEAQAQAHAQASSMPRMSRSASQGRAMGSQLQSPQQEDLPPLNVHPGSIFPPSMSTQEIICKNEQFLRSASARLPKRNGMDDDYSAANSTTTSPTSGAAPSPQHQEGERKREESMKRLLEWKQRMLQSPLTRKGIQQGGSNMSAMSKLGSNPNILLASTAVASGARYAPQAGKTGLVGNGNGNGSAAGNGSASGAGNAATAAGIQRSRSESQANMGPGGVAYNNYSSDDEDATVDENLYKAAAGRSTSTTNTTTTETETETEPRPTTTTTSQQVATTTAAIENHSSSTNLDSPTIATIAATEVAATPSQTVQTVQPVQTTPSTLKATNAKFQLKPILKVHEASKTRIIQVIQAHYSGKEQESELEEGDSEPVPILPKKIAPKSPQNANYVPVYSNKLVSSSNYENMEFGRPIASDSKTAITDPEETPMLMQLKLFKEQQQQKEQLQAPEEDLTPTAESKPIPGEDMNAGVAEDEEDDEDEAEDEDESTACEEYTDDDIDEALAQDEEDADEGSEHLDPETEKLKKEQEEEKELQQIYVNEPITPTDQQFDESHYLPMTPKKVELGQPGVLTLVSMHECYAEEEENHYVEMTKGIEEDDSKSNYEIMCLASSCEVKVTTKSEPVYMELAGVKPAPPPVEEAHCSSGRSTLKKAKKSGSETLKKKTKKRQGKDMPDILKPAKSALALASDSSDADDESSRQQLEAKKLRSRSRFSLSDTFRPASYYLGASTPLNNYAESSDSEILPPPPIPDSPPPMEELKTEEIFSSEHYDTVKRRDSNSKVNLSYEQLPKMHASNTSLNLPKAAPSPTLKSSRLSLPDHFTKMRLTPQRLQVTATPPQQHHARTLSDSNYSCQLTDNSSRTSSDLDLYRRRGQQQRCTSNNSLPLSSENESVEFRQRSDSELDRQRSRRPLSQESISEIESLSEQFEETLSSHELDTYLSHLHLPTGQATPTSHLLNDANAAAGADILTNLIKPPKTFRNAEDEEQHFYGNIHFLSSTDSIQQLGGGSGGLEQLPGGGAAAACLVALHSRNNSNISTQSAPYYYSELPTPPQLNNQRDIHAHGLNIAHIHNPIDRFNVDALVDKDQAIDSKNLYCMKDNNEKLSNKNLKLNNNQLADAVEPPESSGSGSLNPSHSYLTTTKNTNLARKTIGGSDGNPNDGAGEDSDAGSGLGGGGEVGGVTPGKTPSNNVNPNLSVLGGELLWEEDALWRESLRRVSQRHARSLDDLDRITAGPVASTPKAKLSREVTYVNDSQKPRQPAQPQPLNEHDVYVQLLENASLNQDHNDSDVYEVLREETASNLSHKSNELDRETIRQWDAMSSGLMKSHHSNTETTGGHNSGGVAHLPLTSNVRSIIQQLNNSTTSNDDANGNPLASGRKSRNNNH comes from the exons ATGGACGCCAAGAAGCTGCAACAGCTGCAGGAGGCGGCCATACTTGCGCAGCAGCAGAAGAAGCTGCCGTTGGCGTACCAAACAAACTTGGTGGACTACCGGACGGCGGCCTACAGCCAAGCCCTTTACCAGCAGTCTCCGACAGCCACGAGTTCCAGCGGCGGCGGTCCACTCTCGCCCATCGAGATGCAGCCTCAATCGAAGCACCACGGCCTGCTGAAGCACGGCGGGGGTGGAGGAAACTCCAGCAGCTCACACAGTTCCCCGTACCACCAGTCGTACTCCAGCAGTGGCGGCGGGACGGCCGCTGAGCAGCTCTACCAGTCGCCCACGGAACGCACCTATCTGGCGGCGGCGGGCAGGTTGCAGGCTAATAACGCCACAGCCGGACATCATCCGATCTCGGCACTGCAGGCGCAGTATCAACAGCTCCAGGCAGCCAAGATGCAGGCCCAGATGGCCACCCAAAACGAGGcggcccagcagcagcaacgcaCCTTTGCATTGCGGCAGGCCATGAACCCGCCCACAGGACACTACCATATGAGTCAGTCCTCCAGCATGGTCTCCAATATGACCACGATGacccagcaacagcagcagcaacaccagagGGCACCTCCTTCCTCTCTAAACTTGCAAAATCAATATCAGCCGGCGCAGGGTCCTTTGAagttgcaacagcaacaaatgcCAAAGCACTATCAAGAGCAGCTCTATGCCCATCAGCAGCAactccaacagcagcagcagcaattgcatcagcaacagttgcagcaacaacagcaacagcagcaacaacaacagcagcagcagcagcatcgcCATAAAACGGAGCTCCAAACACCTGGAAGTGAACATGGAACGGTCTACATCCAACAGAATCATCCAGGACATGTGGTGAACCAGGCCTGCCAGACCCAAATATCGGCAGTCAAGCCCAAGGCCACGCCCAGCTCGGAGGAGTCCTCGACCACCTCGGCCAAGAGCCCCTCCCACGCTCCCTTGGATCGCAAGAAGAGTGCCGGATCCATTCAGGCCCTGAAGTCGCCCATTACGAAGAGACCACCATCCACGCCGGTAACTCTGTCTGGATGGTTGCACAAGCAGGGATCCGACGGCCTGAAGGTGTGGCGCAAGCGGTGGTTCGTCTTGGCCGAGTACTGCCTGTACTACTACAAGGGTCCCGAAGAGGAGAAGCTCCTTGGGTCGGTTCTATTGCCATCATATCGGGTATCCGCCTGCTTGCCGGAGGACAAGATATATCGAAAGTTCGCCTTCAAGTGTGAGCACCAGAACATGAGAACCTATTGGCTGGCTGCTGACAATTCCGAGTCGATGATGACGTGGGTGCGAGCATTGGCCGCCGCAAGTATGATGCAGGCCCCCAGTAGCGGGGAGTCGGAGCCCAGTGTGAACTCCTCCCTCAATCACAGTGGAGAGAATTCGGATTCTGGGATTCACACCCTGCAGTCGCAGCCGAGCAAGGGACAACCCACACCCTCGTCGGACGGGTTAagtggaggaggtggtggagtTAGCAGCTCCCAACCCCTGTACGCCAATGCACCGCCCAAGCCCCGACGAAGCAACGATGGGGGCTACTCCTCTCCATCGCCGGAACACAacgaacagcagcagcaacactcTAGTCGCCGATTGATGTCGCCCACGCAGCAGCTgtaccagcaacaacagcagcagcagcaacaccagcgatctcagcagcaacagccgcaGCAACATCATGCCATTTACGACACCAGAACGGGTCATGTCTCCAGTGCCCTGCAACTCCAGCAGGCCCAGCAGCAATACTCACTGGACCACTTGGAGGCGCagttccagcagcagcaactagACATGGAGGAGCAGATTGCCCGACTGCAGCAGCAACGGGCCGCCGAGGAGATCTACGGCGAGCGGGAGATGTACATGGCCAAGCTCCTCCATCAGCAGCGCCAGGCCGCCAATGGCAGCTACCCCACCCAGCAGCAGCTCCTGCATGCGGAGCGGAGGACACCCGATGCCTATGGGCGGTCGAAGCAACAACGTCTCTTTGCCGCCGCTCAAGCTGCAGCGGACTACGAGGATATCTACAACATGTCCCAGCTGGCTGGAGCCGGGGGAGTGCCCATGTCGGCCCAGGAGGCACTACTGCAGGAGGCGGCCAGCTACCGGAGACCGCTTAGCCCGCCCAGCTACGATGGTTCCAAGCACGTGCCGGCCATGCCGCAGCGATACACGCCCAATCACTTGGAG GCCAGCGGCGCTGATCAACTAATCAATACAATGGACTTGCGTGCTCGCACAGCGGCGGCCATCGTGCGTCCGCATTCGGCCGACTTCCTGGAGTATGAGGCGCGTGCCgaggctgctgctgcggctgccgCGGCAGCCATTGCCCAGAGCCAGCAGGAGAGCGGCCGGGCACCCAGACCCAAGTCCAGTTTGGACATCAACCGGACACCGGACAGCTTCTACTATTCGGAGGCGAGTTATGCGGACAAGATGCGAAAGAGCGCCCTCTATCTGCAGAACGGGGCTCAACCGCAGCAGGCGGGAAGCTATCGAACTGCGGCCGGAGATATCAATTCCGGCGTTAACACCATCGGCTACGAGAATCCGTATGAGAGGGCCTACAAGCGACAGGAGCTGCTGGCCGAGGCGCAGGCCCAGGCCCATGCTCAGGCCAGTAGCATGCCCAGGATGAGTCGATCGGCCAGCCAGGGACGAGCGATGGGGTCGCAACTGCAGTCACCGCAGCAGGAGGACCTGCCACCGCTGAACGTGCACCCCGGCTCCATATTTCCGCCATCGATGTCCACCCAGGAGATAATCTGCAAAAACGAGCAGTTCCTGCGTTCCGCCAGTGCTCGACTGCCCAAGAGAAACGGCATGGATGATGACTATTCGGCGGCCAACTCCACCACCACGTCACCCACATCGGGAGCTGCCCCCTCCCCGCAGCACCAGGAGGGTGAGAGGAAGCGGGAGGAGTCCATGAAGCGTCTGCTGGAGTGGAAGCAGCGCATGCTGCAGTCACCTTTGACCCGCAAGGGCATCCAGCAGGGCGGTAGCAACATGTCCGCCATGTCAAAGCTGGGCAGCAATCCGAACATACTTCTGGCATCTACGGCAGTGGCCAGTGGAGCACGCTATGCCCCTCAGGCGGGCAAGACGGGTCTGGTGGGCAACggcaatggcaatggtagTGCAGCCGGAAACGGAAGTGCTTCGGGGGCAGGAAATGCCGCTACAGCCGCAGGAATCCAACGCTCTCGATCCGAATCACAGGCTAACATGGGACCTGGTGGAGTGGCGTACAACAACTACTCCTCGGATGATGAAG ATGCGACTGTGGATGAAAACTTGTATAAAGCGGCGGCAGGAAGgtcaacatcaacaacaaataccacaacaacagaaactgaaacagaaacagaaccacgaccaacaacaacaacaacatcccAACAggtagcaacaacaacagcagcaatagAAAATCATAGCAGTAGCACAAATTTAGACAGTccaacaatagcaacaataGCTGCAACAGAGGTAGCTGCCACACCAAGCCAAACAGTCCAAACAGTGCAACCAGTCCAAACAACACCATCAACACTAAAAGCAACCAATGCCAAATTCCAGCTAAAGCCCATTTTGAAAGTGCATGAGGCGAGCAAGACCCGCATTATTCAGGTGATTCAGGCGCATTATTCAGGAAAGGAGCAGGAGTCGGAGCTGGAGGAAGGGGACTCTGAGCCTGTACCCATTTTGCCAAAGAAAATAGCACCCAAATCGCCGCAGAATGCCAATTATGTTCCCGTGTACAGCAACAAGCtggtcagcagcagcaactacGAGAACATGGAGTTTGGCAGGCCAATCGCCTCCGACAGCAAGACAGCGATTACGGATCCCGAGGAGACACCCATGCTTATGCAACTGAAGCTGTTCAaggagcaacaacagcagaagGAACAACTTCAGGCCCCGGAGGAGGACCTGACACCCACAGCGGAAAGCAAGCCGATTCCCGGCGAGGATATGAATGCGGGCGTTGCGGAAGACGAAGAAGATGATGAGGACGAGGCGGAGGACGAAGATGAGAGCACAGCCTGTGAAGAGTACACTGACGATGACATTGACGAGGCTCTGGCGCAGGACGAAGAGGATGCGGATGAGGGCTCCGAGCACCTGGATCCTGAAACTGAAAAGCTGAAAAAAGAGCAGGAAGAGGAGAAGGAGCTGCAGCAGATTTATGTCAATGAACCCATCACCCCCACCGACCAGCAATTCGACGAGAGTCACTATTTGCCCATGACACCTAAAAAGGTGGAACTGGGCCAGCCTGGTGTCCTCACTTTGGTCAGCATGCACGAGTGCTATGCCGAGGAGGAGGAAAATCACTACGTGGAGATGACCAAGGGCATTGAGGAGGACGATAGCAAGAGCAACTATGAAATCATGTGCCTGGCCAGCTCCTGCGAAGTGAAGGTAACCACCAAATCGGAGCCTGTCTATATGGAACTAGCAGGGGTGAAGCCTGCTCCGCCACCAGTCGAAGAGGCGCACTGTTCCTCAGGCCGATCCACCCTCAAGAAGGCTAAGAAATCAGGAAGCGAAACGCTGAAGAAGAAAACCAAGAAACGTCAGGGAAAGGACATGCCGGATATCCTCAAGCCGGCCAAGAGCGCCTTGGCCTTGGCCAGTGACAGCTCGGACGCGGATGACGAGAGCAGCAGGCAGCAGCTGGAGGCCAAGAAGCTGAGATCCCGATCCCGTTTCAGCCTGTCGGACACCTTTAGGCCGGCTTCCTACTATTTGGGAGCCTCCACGCCCCTCAACAACTATGCCGAGAGTTCTGACAGCGAAATCCTGCCACCGCCTCCCATTCCAGACTCGCCGCCACCCATGGAGGAGCTAAAGACAGAGGAAATATTTTCCTCGGAGCACTACGATACAGTGAAGCGTCGTgacagcaacagcaaagtGAATCTCTCCTACGAGCAGCTCCCCAAAATGCATGCCAGCAATACGTCCTTGAACTTACCCAAAGCTGCTCCAAGTCCTACCCTGAAGAGCAGTCGACTTTCGCTACCCGATCACTTCACCAAGATGAGACTTACGCCTCAGAGATTGCAGGTTACGGCCACGCCTCCGCAGCAACATCACGCCCGTACTCTGTCCGACTCCAACTACAGTTGCCAGTTGACGGACAATAGCTCCCGCACCTCCTCGGACCTGGACTTGTACCGGAGGAGAGGTCAACAGCAGCGGTGCACCAGCAACAATTCGCTACCCCTGAGCAGCGAGAATGAATCGGTGGAGTTCCGCCAGAGATCAGACTCGGAGCTGGATCGCCAGAGGTCGAGGAGACCCCTTTCGCAGGAGTCCATCAGCGAAATCGAGTCCCTGAGCGAACAGTTCGAGGAGACCCTGAGCAGTCACGAGCTGGACACCTACCTGAGCCATTTGCACCTGCCCACGGGTCAGGCCACGCCCACGAGTCACCTGCTGAACGATGCCAATGCCGCTGCCGGAGCAGATATCCTCACAAACCTCATTAAGCCGCCGAAAACATTCCGCAACGCCGAAGACGAGGAGCAGCACTTTTACGGAAACATACACTTTCTCTCCTCCACGGACTCCATTCAGCAGCTAGGCGGAGGCTCAGGTGGATTGGAGCAGTTGCCGGGTGGAGGAGCCGCTGCTGCCTGCTTGGTGGCGCTTCATAGtcgcaacaacagcaacatatCCACTCAATCAGCCCCTTATTACTACTCGGAGCTGCCGACACCACCACAGTTGAATAACCAGCGCGATATACACGCCCATGGCTTGAACATTGCCCACATCCACAACCCCATCGACAGGTTCAATGTGGACGCCTTGGTGGATAAGGATCAGGCTATCGACAGCAAGAACCTGTACTGCATGAAGGATAACAACGAGAAGCTAAGCAACAAGAACCTGAAGCTGAACAACAACCAACTGGCGGACGCAGTGGAGCCACCAGAGAGTAGCGGTAGTGGCTCACTAAACCCATCACATTCATATCTCACAACTACTAAAAACACAAATCTCGCTCGTAAGACGATTGGTGGTAGCGATGGCAACCCTAACGATGGTGCTGGTGAAGATTCGGATGCAGGCAGTGGCTTAGGCGGAGGCGGAGAAGTGGGAGGTGTTACACCTGGAAAGACCCCGTCCAATAATGTGAATCCCAACCTCTCAGTTCTAGGTGGCGAGTTGCTTTGGGAGGAGGATGCTCTCTGGCGGGAAAGCTTACGGCGCGTCTCGCAGCGACATGCCCGATCCCTGGACGACCTGGACAGGATAACAGCAGGTCCAGTCGCCAGCACCCCTAAAGCCAAGTTGAGCCGCGAGGTGACCTATGTGAACGATAGCCAGAAGCCGCGACAGccggcccagccgcagccccTGAATGAACATGATGTCTATGTCCAACTTTTGGAGAACGCATCGCTGAACCAGGATCATAACGACTCCGATGTGTACGAGGTCCTGCGGGAAGAGACGGCCTCCAATTTGTCGCACAAATCCAACGAGCTGGATCGCGAAACCATACGCCAGTGGGATGCCATGTCGAGTGGCCTGATGAAGAGTCACCACAGCAACACAGAGACCACCGGAGGCCATAATTCGGGGGGTGTTGCCCACCTGCCCCTCACCAGCAATGTGCGCTCCATCATCCAACAGCTGAACAATAGCACAACCTCCAATGACGATGCCAATGGCAATCCTCTGGCATCGGGCAGAAAGTCCAGGAACAACAACCACTGA